From the Nycticebus coucang isolate mNycCou1 chromosome 13, mNycCou1.pri, whole genome shotgun sequence genome, the window agaaggattgcctgagcccaggagttttggttgctgtgagctagcctgataTTAAATCTTTTATTGTAGAACTGAGGTACAGGCCATTTAAACCCTAAAGTAGGTTTCTTACCTTgagaggcatcacattgccatgGTCAATGGCATGGACTCTAGAGTTaattgcctgggtttgaatcctaccCCTGCTACTTGGTAGTTGTCTGATGTTGTGCAAGtgcctcatttttcttatttgaggGTGATGATGATAATTGTAAATCTAAATCTATCTTGTAGGTTTTGCCTGTAGATTTCAtgaataaaagtataaattgCTTAAAGAACCTGGCGTATAATAaacatatttgtgttttgttttttttctgttttgatgatGACATAGTCAGAAAAGTGGAAGAATTAGTAGAATAGAATGATTCTTTTGTAAAACCTGAAAGTATTgatcctctctccttttttcccccttaggtGTAAAGTGTTTCTCTTACACTACAAGTGTGATCAGCTTTGCATTTCTACCATACATTTTTGCACAAAATAATAATGCATTTGTAAGTCTACCTGGGCAAATCTTATTTTATGGCATCATAGGGAGTTTTGCATTTATCACTCCAGTGCTGCTTCACTTTGTTACAAAAAGCTATGTCATTCGGTTGTACCATGAGGCCACAACAGACACTTACAAAGCCATTACTTATAATTTTGTGCTTAGAGAAACAAGTACAGTGTTCCATCAGAATGATGTGATTATTCCAGACAGCACATATCTGTTTACCACATTTTGTGCTAAAACAAAATCACTGTTAGTTAATCCATTGCACTTTCCAGTGCCCGAAGACTATTTCCATCTAATGGGTTATGACAAAATGTTCAATTTTGATACAGAAGAAGCTGGTGAAGATAAACAGGTTAAGAAGGAGAAATGAGcattatgtttttatgtttgtgATTTATGTCTCAATGTATAACAATTGTCTTGTATTCTCTTAATGACTTATGAAGATAGCTTGAAATTGTTAAACAGagcttttaattaattttcagaGAATGATACGCCTTTATAATAAACTATGTTTGAAAGCATACTGTGTACCATTTGTGCTCAGAAAAGGTATATGAGACTACATGTTCATGATGGTATATGCATGGATGATTTAAGAGCTGTATGTAAGTGTGGTTGCCTCTGAACTGGGGATCTCCCAGAATCAAATGTGAgagttactttttctttgtttggatTTTTCTTGGTGTATGAATATTCTTGTCCTACattaaaaaactttgaaaaataaacagtATGGGAAGCAGTGTTAATCTGTCTCCATAGTGAGAATGTTCACGTACAGTTGAGTTTGTGAGTTACAAAGGAAATGATAACCTAGGTAGTGTCTTTGGTGGTCTCACTTGGCACCCTGTCGAAGTAGGAAAATCACTGGTACTAAAGCTGTGGatggtactttctttttttttttttttttggtttttggccggggctgggtttgaacccgccacctctggcatatgggaccggcgccctactccttgagccacaggtgccgcccattttatttttttattttttattttttttatttttttttttggatggtaCTTTCTATAAGATAGCAATATCTGTGCTAGCTTTTGCTCCCAAAAGTAACAATAAGGCCCTTAGACATGAATGatggtctttgtgtgtgtgtatatatatatatatttttttattttgggacagagtctcactacatcacccttggtagagtgttgtggcatcacagctcacagcaacctcaaactcgggcttaagtaattctcttgcctcagcctcccaagtagctgggactacaggtgcctaccacattttttttgttgttgtagttgtcgtttagcTGACCCGGGTCAGTTTTGAACTCAGCAGCCTGGGTGGAcgtggctgggtacagtggctcaatgcctgtaatcccagcacttgtgaggctagcctgagtcccagctatttgggggactgagacaacagaatcccttaagcccgggagtttgaggttgctgtgagctatgatgccgtgctctactgagggtgacaaaatgaaactgtctcaagatAAAATTgcattctgaatttttcttttttttttaaagctattaggtcttgggctgggcaaggtggctcatgtctacaattctagcactctgggaggccaatgtgggtggattgcctgagctcagaagttcgagaccaacctgagccagagtgagaccctgtctctaaaagaataggtgggcattgtggcagtcgcctgtagtcccatttgtttgggaggctgaggcaagaaaatctgcataagcccaagagtttgaggttgctgtgagctatgacacgacagcactatactgagggcaacaaaacgagccttcaaaaagaaaaaaaaaacaaataggttGTAGTGTTTTTCCTAGGCTGGGTTACATTgaacaatcacagctcactgcaccctTGAACGTCTGGGGTCCTCAGCCTCTTGACTAGCTAGCACTGATTACATGCTTATGCCACctctcctggctaattttttaaaaaagtttgttgAGAAAATCTTGCtgtgttatccaggctggtctgggctgaagaaattctgcctcaacctcccaaagtgctgaaaatgtaggtgtgagccaccattcttGGTTTCTGATTCTTTTAGAACACTTCTATTGGTGCTTTTCTATTGAGAATTTCAACCAAGAAAAGTGTAATGAATCTGTGTGACTCTCAGATTCAACAGTTACCATTTGTACTCAATATTGTTTCATCTGCCCTATTTACCCtgtactttaaatatttaattttgtagctctagaacagtggttctcaaccttcctaatggggTGAACCTTTAATTtagtccaaaggggttgcaacccacaggttgagaaccgctggtctagaagATAAGGActtccttaaaaatataaaaataccataactacaaaaagcaaaataaaaatgctacaaaGCTAATATCAAATGTCCAAtctgaaatatcttttaaaattcttctatgggcttctccatttctttcacgTTTCCCCCTTGCAAATTTCCCCCGTCCTCGTCTGGATTTTCTTAATGTACCCCTGAGCTGCATTTTAACATGCTTCTTTATTGCCTATAAATGGATGtgtagttttttggtttttttttttcagtttctagctggggctgggtttgaacccgccacctctggcatatggggccagcaccctactcctttgagccataggcaccgccctggatGAGTAGATCTTAAAGCTTCATCAGAGGGAAGTGTAATTATTTGGGACCAAATGACTTCATAGATGTTGGTACTATCTGCTGCATAACAAACTGCTCTAAAACTTACAGGCACGAAGCAACAATAAACATAATGTTGCACAGTGTAGGTATGGAATTGCTGATTGGCACGTCCTTTGACACAGGTTCTCTCAGGAGGCAACAGTCAAATCTGGTGTAGCTGTCATCCGAAGGCTGAATTAGGGTAGGAACCCTAGTGACCTCCTGTTGTGACCAATGCTTTATTGATTACACAGTGAGCCTTACTGAGAGTTGGAAGGGATTTGCAAGGGCTTGCACACTAGGAAATAAGGCTCATTGGGTGCTATGGTGGGACTGGTTGCTGCAGTGCTCTTCCATTAGAAggtacataactttttttttttggagacagagtctttgttgccctcagtagagtgctgcagtgtcatagctcgcagcaacagTGAAAGCAAATTAATTTATGTAGTATTTTTCCCATTACATATCATCAGGAGGGTTGATGTCAACTTTTCTTATACCTACATCAGACCAGTTGGTTCTCAAAACCGTCCCACCAGACTGCGTGAATGGTTTGTTCATAGCACATTTAACTCCATCAGAACCATCTGAATAGATCTGctgaaataatttgtttaaagCTGCCTCTCCCTCCaacttctcattcttttcttcttctttaatctCACCAACCAATTTATCCCAGTTTCTTATATAATGAGATGATGATGGATATAGATTGTTTACATCTGCTATGAATTGTCTTGGCTTACACACATCTCCTTGCCCCTCTAGTGTTTCCCATCTCACAGCCTCTGgctttctcattttaatttcaatctttgtTGAAAGTACTTTAAATGTACTTTGTTCTGGTATAGGATAAAGTAGTCTCAGTTTCAGATTGTAATCTTCTCCAGATGGGAGTTTCACCAACGCAGataactctttttctgaaaattcCACATTGACATCATTCTTCTGAACATTCTTGATCATAAGTGTAATGATTacttgagattcttttttttttgtggtttttggctggggctgggtttgaacccgccacctccggcatatgggaccagcgccctactccttgagccacaggcgccacccgattacTTGAGATTCTGTTTGATACCAGTCATACTTGATTTTTGACTGATGAGTCTGCCAGGATGTAGACACCCCAGATTCTGATCCATTCTGAGCTTCTTGACACCTTTTAATCCAGACAGTGAAATCAGCATCTGTGCTGTCGAATTTTTGTCCTTCTGTAAAAGTTTCTAGAGCAGCAGCATAGTTTTTTTCATGGTATTCAGAAATCCCTTTTCTTAGCATAGCAGTAGAATTATTTGGATTGAGTTCTAGAGACTTCTTTGCATCAGCAACATCATCACAGTAATTCCCAAGAAGAATGTGACAATA encodes:
- the TMEM70 gene encoding transmembrane protein 70, mitochondrial, with the translated sequence MLLLALGVSWASGLRLSGKRTALWAATALRGPREAVSRAASFSWLSRPVGGGSAGLWGAAPLLRRPRRAQIPVFWEGCVRCLHTQLDQSEDGRLIYTGNLARAVFGVKCFSYTTSVISFAFLPYIFAQNNNAFVSLPGQILFYGIIGSFAFITPVLLHFVTKSYVIRLYHEATTDTYKAITYNFVLRETSTVFHQNDVIIPDSTYLFTTFCAKTKSLLVNPLHFPVPEDYFHLMGYDKMFNFDTEEAGEDKQVKKEK